Proteins encoded in a region of the Onthophagus taurus isolate NC chromosome 10, IU_Otau_3.0, whole genome shotgun sequence genome:
- the LOC111428187 gene encoding valacyclovir hydrolase — translation MLSFSCKLLKIPSNRNLIVNLCKYSTIKETKIQVKNQTINYVKEGNGPHKILCCPGALGTIWSDFKPQIEKLDKNQFTIIAWDPPGYGFSRPPNRVFNKEFYRNDADMAFEFMKTLGEDNYSILGWSDGGISAMILAAKYPQVLRKLVTWGSNAYIIEWEYQQYEKIRDVSKWSERMRAPLVKLYGNDGLQKMWGSWCDAVGELYKNGGDICKADLVKIKCPTFILHGDKDPLVAPEHPEFLTKNIKNSRLYKFPDGKHNIHLKYSDEFNDLVTKFLLE, via the exons ATGTTATCTTTTAGTTGTAAACTCCTAAAAATTCCTTctaatagaaatttaattgtaaatttatgcaaatattCTACTATAAAG gAAACTAAAATTCAAgtaaaaaatcaaacaataaattatgtaaaagAAGGAAATGGTCCCCATAAAATCCTCTGTTGCCCTGGTGCTCTTGGAACAATTTGGAGTGATTTTAAACCACAAATAGAGAAATTAGATAAGAATCAATTTACAATAATCGCATGGGATCCTCCGGGATATGGATTTAGTAGACCACCGAatcgagtttttaacaaagaatTTTATAGAAACGATGCTGATATGGCTTTTGAATTTATGAAAACGTTAGGGGAGGATAATTATTCCATTTTAGGGTGGAGTGATGGTGGAATTTCAGCAATGATTTTAGCAGCTAAATACCCCCAAGTCTTGCGTAAATTAGTCACCTGGGGATCAAATGCTTACATTATCGAATGGGAATATCAACAAtatgaaa AAATTCGCGATGTAAGTAAATGGTCGGAAAGAATGCGTGCACCATTGGTAAAATTGTATGGAAATGATGGCTTGCAAAAGATGTGGGGAAGTTGGTGTGATGCAGTTGGGGAATTATACAAAAACGGAGGCGATATTTGCAAAGCAGATTTAGTAAAGATAAAGTGCCCTACTTTTATATTACATGGTGATAAAGATCCTTTAGTAGCACCTGAACATCCTGAgtttttaactaaaaacattaagaattcaag gttatataaGTTTCCAGATGGTAAACACAacattcatttaaaatattctgatgaatttaatgatttggtgactaaatttcttttagaataa
- the LOC111428433 gene encoding inorganic pyrophosphatase isoform X2: MFATGRYSHVLINVKKFICQKPFTSIRNVPALVSRLQSTVTHKMAYSIVERGSPNTQDYRVYIKDQNGPISPLHDIPLVADAVKKTYNMVVEVPRWTNAKMEITMKETLNPIKQDVKKGKVRFVANCFPHHGYIWNYGALPQTWENPEHLDDGTGCKGDNDPIDVIEIGYRVAKRGEILQVKVLGTIALIDEGETDWKVLAIDVNDPIADQVNDIPDVEKHFPGLLKASVEWFKIYKIPDGKPENQFAFNGEAKPAAFAQNVVEEVHGFWKLLVNKEVDGNGISVVNTTIDGSPFKISSSEANDIVNKTPPLAQPQPIDPIVDKWHYVHLK; this comes from the exons ATGTTTGCCACCGGTCGTTATTCGCACGTGCTCATTAACGTCAAAAAATTCATCTGTCAAAAACCTTTTACATCGATTAGAAACGTTCCCGCGTTAGTATCCCGTTTGCAGTCAACCGTTACGCATAAAATGGCTTATTCCATAGTAGAAAGAGGTTCCCCGAACACCCAAGATTATCGGGTTTACATTA AGGATCAAAATGGTCCGATTTCACCGCTTCACGATATCCCTTTGGTAGCAGACGCCGTTAAGAAAACCTACAATATGGTTGTGGAAGTACCAAGGTGGACTAATGCaaaaatggaaattacaaTGAAGGAAACTTTGAATCCAATTAAGCAAGATGTAAAGAAGGGAAAAGTTCGATTCGTAGCTAATTGTTTCCCACATCATGGTTACATATGGAATTATGGAGCTTTACCACAAACTTGGGAAAATCCGGAACACTTAGATGATGGAACGGGATGTAAAGGGGATAACGATCCAATTGATGTTATTGAAATCGGGTACAGGGTGGCTAAAAGAGGCGAAATTCTTCAAGTGAAAGTTTTAGGAACTATTGCTTTGATAGATGAAG gCGAGACTGATTGGAAGGTTTTGGCTATCGACGTAAATGATCCGATTGCTGACCAAGTAAATGATATTCCAGATGttgaaaaacattttcctGGATTACTAAAAGCTTCAGTGGAGTGgtttaaaatctataaaattcCCGATGGTAAACCAGAAAATCAATTTGCTTTTAACGGTGAAGCAAAACCAGCAGCTTTTGCTCAAAATGTTGTTGAAGAAGTCCACGGCTTTTGGAAATTGTTGGTGAATAAAGAGGTTGATGGAAATGGAATATCTGT tGTAAATACAACAATTGATGGGAgtccatttaaaatatcatcatCTGAGGCGAATGATATCGTAAATAAAACACCTCCTTTGGCACAACCACAACCCATAGATCCAATTG TGGATAAATGGCATTACGTTCATCTCAAGTAG
- the LOC111428433 gene encoding uncharacterized protein isoform X1 — MFATGRYSHVLINVKKFICQKPFTSIRNVPALVSRLQSTVTHKMAYSIVERGSPNTQDYRVYIKDQNGPISPLHDIPLVADAVKKTYNMVVEVPRWTNAKMEITMKETLNPIKQDVKKGKVRFVANCFPHHGYIWNYGALPQTWENPEHLDDGTGCKGDNDPIDVIEIGYRVAKRGEILQVKVLGTIALIDEGETDWKVLAIDVNDPIADQVNDIPDVEKHFPGLLKASVEWFKIYKIPDGKPENQFAFNGEAKPAAFAQNVVEEVHGFWKLLVNKEVDGNGISVVNTTIDGSPFKISSSEANDIVNKTPPLAQPQPIDPIVDKIFFVRNNQSCSCKL, encoded by the exons ATGTTTGCCACCGGTCGTTATTCGCACGTGCTCATTAACGTCAAAAAATTCATCTGTCAAAAACCTTTTACATCGATTAGAAACGTTCCCGCGTTAGTATCCCGTTTGCAGTCAACCGTTACGCATAAAATGGCTTATTCCATAGTAGAAAGAGGTTCCCCGAACACCCAAGATTATCGGGTTTACATTA AGGATCAAAATGGTCCGATTTCACCGCTTCACGATATCCCTTTGGTAGCAGACGCCGTTAAGAAAACCTACAATATGGTTGTGGAAGTACCAAGGTGGACTAATGCaaaaatggaaattacaaTGAAGGAAACTTTGAATCCAATTAAGCAAGATGTAAAGAAGGGAAAAGTTCGATTCGTAGCTAATTGTTTCCCACATCATGGTTACATATGGAATTATGGAGCTTTACCACAAACTTGGGAAAATCCGGAACACTTAGATGATGGAACGGGATGTAAAGGGGATAACGATCCAATTGATGTTATTGAAATCGGGTACAGGGTGGCTAAAAGAGGCGAAATTCTTCAAGTGAAAGTTTTAGGAACTATTGCTTTGATAGATGAAG gCGAGACTGATTGGAAGGTTTTGGCTATCGACGTAAATGATCCGATTGCTGACCAAGTAAATGATATTCCAGATGttgaaaaacattttcctGGATTACTAAAAGCTTCAGTGGAGTGgtttaaaatctataaaattcCCGATGGTAAACCAGAAAATCAATTTGCTTTTAACGGTGAAGCAAAACCAGCAGCTTTTGCTCAAAATGTTGTTGAAGAAGTCCACGGCTTTTGGAAATTGTTGGTGAATAAAGAGGTTGATGGAAATGGAATATCTGT tGTAAATACAACAATTGATGGGAgtccatttaaaatatcatcatCTGAGGCGAATGATATCGTAAATAAAACACCTCCTTTGGCACAACCACAACCCATAGATCCAATTG TTGACAAGATATTTTTTGTGAGGAATAACCAATCTTGTTCATGCAAACTGTAG